The following proteins are encoded in a genomic region of Desulfosporosinus youngiae DSM 17734:
- a CDS encoding DUF2922 domain-containing protein, producing the protein MGISTNKILKLSFTTAGGKTFTLSIPNPREDLSQAEILTVMNKLITKDILITTSGTITGAKDAKVIDTVINDLFDPPQT; encoded by the coding sequence ATGGGTATTTCAACGAATAAAATCCTTAAGCTCAGCTTCACTACGGCAGGCGGGAAGACGTTCACTCTGTCGATTCCCAATCCCCGGGAGGATTTGAGCCAGGCTGAAATTCTCACCGTCATGAATAAGCTCATAACGAAAGACATTTTAATCACGACCAGCGGCACCATTACCGGGGCCAAGGATGCGAAGGTCATCGATACCGTCATCAATGATTTATTCGACCCGCCTCAGACTTAA
- a CDS encoding DUF1659 domain-containing protein — protein sequence MAITAEPLNSGLVIVYQDGTTPAGAPVSRQKSISYVRSDASEEALYEIAQALFSLSLHPVLDVLLKKNFRLLEE from the coding sequence ATGGCCATTACTGCTGAACCTCTGAATTCAGGACTGGTGATAGTCTATCAGGACGGAACCACTCCCGCCGGCGCTCCGGTGAGCCGCCAAAAAAGCATCAGCTATGTGCGGTCCGATGCCTCAGAGGAAGCACTTTATGAAATCGCTCAGGCTTTGTTCAGCCTTTCCCTTCATCCGGTCCTTGATGTCCTGCTGAAAAAGAACTTCCGGCTGCTGGAAGAATAA
- a CDS encoding DUF3102 domain-containing protein, protein MMDELAANRTPVVIASEINTLKRQMEKIFLVHAVEIGRRLKEVRSVLPTGQWGQWLEASVNYSPRTAQRFMRLFDAYGEHFLLPVAGESSQDQVVTQGGEGIRIEEAGRMLPQLTTAQAMILLGLPKEERVQFLVEADVESMSARELKEAVEQRQEAQKEREQAVAERDQVRHESAVLREDLDKEKDKSARLAGERDSLKAETHELKLEKNKLEQAIENKQASYDKLKERTGYKAIKQMEATLNEAYGRAEANKIAFLYDNLFKTFKELAYEMTRFAGTNPELHNLYKEKIDDFLHKALREKF, encoded by the coding sequence ATGATGGATGAATTGGCAGCTAACCGGACCCCCGTGGTGATTGCCTCGGAGATTAACACCCTAAAGCGGCAGATGGAGAAGATTTTCCTTGTCCATGCCGTCGAAATCGGGCGCAGGCTGAAAGAGGTCCGATCCGTACTTCCCACTGGACAGTGGGGGCAGTGGCTGGAAGCATCGGTCAATTACTCGCCAAGAACAGCCCAGCGTTTCATGCGGCTCTTTGACGCTTACGGAGAACACTTTCTCCTGCCCGTAGCCGGGGAGTCCTCCCAGGATCAGGTGGTGACTCAAGGCGGAGAGGGGATTCGGATTGAGGAAGCGGGCCGGATGCTGCCGCAGCTGACAACGGCGCAAGCTATGATTCTTTTAGGGCTTCCCAAGGAAGAGCGGGTTCAGTTCCTGGTGGAGGCGGATGTGGAAAGCATGAGCGCCCGGGAGCTGAAAGAGGCCGTTGAGCAGCGGCAAGAGGCGCAGAAGGAAAGGGAGCAGGCCGTGGCCGAACGGGATCAGGTCAGACATGAGAGCGCAGTTCTCCGTGAGGATCTGGACAAGGAAAAGGATAAGAGCGCCCGGTTGGCCGGAGAACGGGATAGCCTGAAAGCCGAAACCCATGAGCTAAAGCTGGAGAAAAATAAATTGGAGCAGGCGATCGAAAATAAACAAGCCTCCTACGACAAGCTGAAAGAGCGAACGGGCTACAAAGCCATTAAACAAATGGAGGCGACTTTGAATGAAGCTTATGGCAGGGCTGAGGCCAATAAAATCGCCTTTTTATATGACAATCTCTTCAAGACCTTTAAGGAATTAGCCTATGAAATGACCCGGTTTGCCGGAACAAACCCGGAGCTGCATAACCTATACAAGGAGAAGATCGATGATTTTCTCCACAAGGCCTTGCGGGAGAAGTTCTGA
- a CDS encoding DUF5348 domain-containing protein, with amino-acid sequence MSRKTTIHYNREQDQWCVKLNERMYPLHCGESFLLHIGKTTFSCQLELDANWYVIVQETPFVLHPTTIYSVSM; translated from the coding sequence GTGAGTAGAAAGACGACGATTCACTACAACCGTGAGCAAGACCAGTGGTGTGTCAAATTAAATGAGCGGATGTATCCCTTACACTGTGGAGAATCCTTTCTGTTGCATATAGGAAAAACCACGTTTTCATGCCAATTGGAGTTAGATGCTAACTGGTATGTCATTGTTCAGGAAACTCCCTTCGTGTTGCATCCAACGACTATTTATAGCGTGAGCATGTGA
- the istB gene encoding IS21-like element helper ATPase IstB, which translates to MDASAIIEARIELACGQLRLPGLAQYYRDIVRDALERNSDHLSFLAACLEYEVARKQEQKQLALLRQAKFPVLKTLQEFQFTKIPKLPKMKVEQLAGGDFVGHHENVLCIGKSGTGKSHIAIALGIEVMRQGYRVRFTPVMQLIQELQQAESEYRLPRYLKTWNKYDVVILDELGYIPLGEGGKLLFQFISQRYERSSLIITSNLEFSRWIEVFGDPALTTALLDRLTHHSHILVFDGESHRFRERLSRSEEV; encoded by the coding sequence ATGGATGCCTCTGCCATTATTGAAGCGCGGATAGAGCTGGCCTGTGGGCAACTACGGTTGCCGGGACTTGCTCAATACTATCGAGACATTGTTCGCGATGCTCTTGAACGGAATTCAGATCACTTAAGCTTCTTGGCAGCTTGCTTGGAATATGAGGTTGCCCGAAAACAAGAGCAAAAACAATTAGCCTTACTTAGGCAGGCCAAATTTCCGGTCCTTAAAACACTGCAAGAATTTCAATTTACAAAGATCCCTAAACTGCCAAAAATGAAGGTAGAACAGCTTGCCGGGGGAGATTTTGTCGGTCACCACGAAAACGTTCTTTGCATCGGAAAATCTGGAACTGGTAAAAGCCACATAGCCATTGCTCTTGGGATAGAGGTTATGCGTCAGGGGTATCGGGTGCGTTTTACACCGGTTATGCAACTCATCCAGGAGTTGCAGCAAGCGGAATCGGAATACCGTCTTCCCCGTTATCTGAAAACCTGGAACAAATATGATGTCGTGATTCTTGATGAACTTGGGTATATCCCTTTGGGAGAAGGCGGCAAGCTTCTCTTCCAGTTTATTTCTCAGCGTTATGAACGAAGCAGCCTCATTATTACCTCTAATTTGGAGTTTTCCCGCTGGATCGAAGTGTTTGGAGATCCCGCTTTAACCACCGCACTATTGGATCGACTGACCCACCATTCTCACATCCTTGTGTTTGATGGCGAATCACACCGATTCCGTGAGCGCTTAAGCCGCTCAGAGGAGGTGTGA